The Synechocystis sp. PCC 7509 genome includes a window with the following:
- the menB gene encoding 1,4-dihydroxy-2-naphthoyl-CoA synthase, protein MTINWETAKTYEDIFYHKADGIAKITINRPHKRNAFRPKTVFELYNAFADAREDTSIGVVLFTGAGPHTDGKYAFCSGGDQSVRGDAGYIDDDGVPRLNVLDLQRLIRSMPKVIIALVAGYAIGGGHVLHLICDLTIAADNAIFGQTGPKVGSFDGGFGASYLARIVGQKKAREIWYLCRQYTATQALEMGLVNTIVPVEQLEIEGIQWAKEILEKSPIAIRCLKSAFNADCDGQAGLQELAGNATMLYYMTQEGAEGKQAFLEKRPPNFRSFPWLP, encoded by the coding sequence ATGACAATAAATTGGGAAACCGCCAAAACCTACGAAGACATCTTCTATCACAAAGCTGATGGCATCGCCAAAATTACTATCAATCGCCCCCACAAGCGCAACGCCTTCCGCCCAAAAACTGTTTTTGAACTCTACAATGCGTTCGCTGATGCTAGAGAAGATACAAGTATTGGTGTAGTTCTATTTACGGGTGCGGGTCCGCATACTGATGGCAAATACGCCTTTTGTTCTGGCGGCGATCAAAGCGTACGCGGTGATGCTGGCTATATAGATGATGATGGTGTTCCCCGCCTCAATGTCTTAGACTTGCAACGCCTGATACGTTCTATGCCTAAAGTTATTATTGCTTTAGTAGCTGGCTATGCGATCGGTGGCGGTCATGTTTTACATTTGATTTGCGATCTAACTATTGCCGCCGATAACGCTATATTTGGGCAAACTGGCCCAAAAGTCGGGAGTTTTGATGGTGGATTTGGTGCGAGTTATCTGGCGCGGATTGTGGGGCAAAAAAAGGCGCGAGAAATTTGGTATTTATGCCGCCAATACACCGCTACTCAAGCGCTGGAAATGGGTTTAGTTAATACCATCGTCCCAGTGGAACAATTAGAAATAGAAGGTATCCAATGGGCAAAAGAAATATTAGAAAAAAGCCCGATCGCAATTCGTTGTCTAAAGTCGGCTTTTAACGCTGATTGTGACGGACAAGCAGGGTTACAGGAATTAGCCGGTAATGCCACTATGCTTTATTACATGACTCAAGAAGGCGCAGAGGGCAAACAAGCATTTTTAGAAAAACGTCCCCCCAACTTTCGCTCTTTTCCTTGGTTGCCTTAA
- a CDS encoding DciA family protein translates to MSFKSIDRILANVLQQSSLQQQPFQLALQYWSQVVGSAITPHTQLLSIQKNVLWVATSSAAWAQTLTMERSRILTKLNVYLPSPLTDIRFSTAQWQRPETIAKNRATADNFFGGVHPSVLAKATSTEPKAPKCKDAQAAFSQWVKTTQQKNCNLPLCPQCQAPTPPGELQRWQVCCICAVKEF, encoded by the coding sequence ATGTCCTTCAAATCCATCGATCGGATTTTAGCTAATGTCCTTCAGCAAAGCAGCTTGCAACAACAGCCTTTTCAACTAGCGTTGCAATATTGGTCGCAAGTTGTGGGTAGTGCTATTACTCCCCATACTCAATTATTATCAATCCAAAAAAATGTGTTGTGGGTGGCAACTTCTAGCGCCGCTTGGGCGCAGACTTTGACTATGGAGCGATCGCGTATTTTAACTAAGCTAAATGTTTATTTGCCTAGTCCTTTAACTGATATTCGCTTTTCGACGGCGCAATGGCAACGGCCCGAAACTATTGCCAAAAATCGCGCCACTGCTGATAATTTTTTTGGGGGCGTTCATCCTAGCGTTTTGGCGAAAGCTACCTCAACTGAACCCAAAGCACCTAAGTGCAAAGATGCTCAAGCAGCCTTTAGCCAGTGGGTAAAAACAACGCAGCAGAAAAATTGTAATTTGCCTCTTTGTCCTCAATGCCAAGCTCCTACGCCTCCTGGGGAATTACAACGCTGGCAAGTTTGCTGTATTTGCGCTGTGAAAGAGTTTTAG
- a CDS encoding PspA/IM30 family protein yields MENRPMGLIDRIKRVIRANTSDLVSKAEDPEKVLEQTVAEMQDDLVQLRQAVASAIATQKRTERQANQAESVAQDWYSRAQLALNQNNEVLAKEALTKRKSYQETATALKAQMSEQSSVVNRIKKDMQTLELKIGELKTKKDMYIARARSATASQRLNEMLGGVNTTSSLNAFAQMEEKVLQLEAQSEAIAELGTDDLQKQFTSLAAASDVDAELAALKAQISSNPAQLPPKSIEES; encoded by the coding sequence ATGGAGAACCGTCCCATGGGACTGATTGACCGCATCAAACGAGTAATTCGCGCCAATACTAGCGATCTAGTCAGCAAAGCAGAAGATCCAGAAAAAGTGCTAGAGCAAACTGTTGCCGAAATGCAAGACGATTTGGTGCAATTGCGGCAAGCTGTAGCTAGTGCGATCGCTACCCAAAAACGTACCGAAAGGCAAGCAAATCAAGCGGAATCTGTCGCCCAAGACTGGTACAGCCGCGCTCAACTAGCCTTAAATCAAAATAATGAAGTTTTAGCCAAAGAAGCCCTAACTAAGCGCAAATCTTACCAAGAAACCGCTACAGCCCTAAAAGCTCAAATGAGCGAGCAAAGTAGTGTTGTCAACAGGATTAAAAAAGATATGCAAACTTTAGAACTAAAAATTGGCGAACTAAAAACAAAAAAAGATATGTATATCGCTAGAGCGCGTTCGGCAACCGCTTCACAAAGGCTAAATGAAATGTTAGGAGGAGTCAATACAACAAGTTCTTTAAATGCCTTTGCCCAAATGGAAGAAAAAGTATTACAACTTGAGGCACAATCAGAGGCGATCGCCGAACTTGGAACTGATGACTTACAAAAACAATTTACTTCTCTTGCCGCCGCCAGCGATGTCGATGCGGAACTAGCGGCATTGAAAGCTCAAATATCATCAAACCCCGCCCAGCTACCGCCTAAATCTATAGAAGAATCCTAG
- a CDS encoding PspA/IM30 family protein, translating into MGLFDRISRVVRSNLNDMVSNAEDPEKMLEQSILEMQEDLVQLRQGVAQAIAAQKRSEQQYNQSQNEANKWQRNAQLALQKGDENLARQALERKKSFGETATSLRTSLDSQVGQIDTLKRSLIGLESKISEAKTKKDMLKARSAAAKAQENLQSTVGRLGTSSAMAAFERMEEKVLMQEARAQSAQELAGSDLESQFAMLESGSGVDDELAALKAQMSLGPATSASTPSLPQATDKPANPQSNEVVDAELDQLRKQLDNL; encoded by the coding sequence ATGGGATTATTTGATCGCATTAGCCGAGTTGTCAGATCGAACCTGAACGATATGGTCAGCAATGCTGAAGACCCAGAAAAAATGTTAGAGCAGTCGATCCTAGAAATGCAGGAAGACTTGGTTCAGTTGCGTCAAGGTGTGGCTCAAGCGATCGCCGCGCAAAAACGCTCCGAACAGCAGTACAATCAATCACAAAATGAAGCTAATAAGTGGCAGCGCAACGCCCAACTAGCATTACAAAAAGGTGACGAAAACCTAGCCCGTCAAGCTTTGGAGCGCAAAAAAAGCTTTGGTGAAACAGCTACTAGCCTAAGAACTAGCCTAGATTCCCAAGTCGGTCAAATTGACACTCTCAAGCGTAGCTTAATTGGACTTGAAAGCAAAATCTCTGAGGCGAAAACCAAAAAAGATATGCTCAAAGCCCGTAGTGCCGCAGCTAAAGCCCAAGAGAACTTACAAAGTACCGTAGGCAGATTGGGAACAAGCAGCGCCATGGCAGCTTTTGAGCGGATGGAAGAAAAAGTATTGATGCAGGAAGCCCGCGCTCAGTCGGCGCAAGAATTGGCAGGATCGGATCTAGAGAGCCAATTTGCGATGTTAGAATCCGGTAGCGGTGTAGACGATGAATTAGCCGCCCTCAAAGCTCAAATGTCTTTAGGCCCTGCTACTTCTGCGAGTACCCCTTCACTTCCTCAAGCCACCGATAAACCAGCCAACCCACAATCTAACGAGGTTGTAGATGCGGAACTAGACCAGTTACGCAAGCAGTTAGACAACCTTTAA